In Thermus islandicus DSM 21543, a genomic segment contains:
- the pstB gene encoding phosphate ABC transporter ATP-binding protein PstB — MVKEALDVHMESRKLVVRYGTRLGVGVGGGVSLPLYRHRITALIGPSGCGKTTFLRALNRMHDLTPSAKVEGEVLLDGENIYAPGVDPVLVRRRVGMVFQKPTAFPTMSIYDNVAAGLKLVGVRDRKRLDEAVERALKGAALWEEVKDRLRAPASGLSGGQQQRLTIARALAVGPEVLLMDEPTASLDPISTQAIEDLLLTLKEQVTIVIVTHNMQQAARVSDYTAFFLNGEMVEFGPTETLFTKPKDPRTEAYITGRFG; from the coding sequence ATGGTCAAGGAAGCCCTGGACGTGCACATGGAGTCCCGGAAGCTCGTGGTCCGCTACGGCACCCGCCTGGGCGTGGGGGTGGGTGGGGGGGTGAGCCTGCCCCTCTACCGGCACCGGATCACCGCCCTCATCGGCCCCTCGGGTTGCGGAAAAACCACCTTTCTCCGGGCCCTAAACCGGATGCACGACCTGACCCCTTCGGCCAAGGTGGAGGGGGAGGTGCTCCTGGACGGGGAGAACATCTATGCCCCTGGGGTGGACCCCGTCCTGGTGCGCCGCCGGGTGGGCATGGTTTTCCAGAAGCCCACCGCCTTCCCCACCATGTCCATCTACGACAACGTGGCCGCGGGGCTCAAGCTCGTAGGCGTGCGCGACCGCAAGCGGCTAGACGAGGCCGTGGAGCGGGCCCTCAAGGGGGCTGCCCTTTGGGAGGAGGTCAAGGACCGCCTCAGGGCCCCGGCGAGCGGCCTCTCCGGGGGACAGCAGCAGCGCCTCACCATCGCCCGCGCCCTGGCGGTGGGGCCGGAGGTGCTCCTCATGGATGAGCCCACCGCCAGCCTGGACCCCATCTCCACCCAGGCCATCGAGGACCTCCTGCTGACCTTAAAAGAGCAGGTCACCATCGTCATCGTCACCCACAACATGCAACAGGCGGCCCGGGTCTCGGACTATACCGCCTTTTTCCTCAACGGGGAGATGGTGGAGTTTGGGCCCACGGAGACCCTTTTCACCAAGCCCAAAGACCCCCGGACCGAAGCCTACATCACAGGGCGCTTCGGCTAA
- the pstA gene encoding phosphate ABC transporter permease PstA, whose product MSRERDLALRRRYRVERLMLALVALGTLLAFLVLFLVLVYALFQGLGALNLDFFLKDMRPPGEAGGGLRQAIVGTLIVDGLGLLLALPFGLAAGILLAEYPDHPLNPYLRLLSDTLNGMPAILFGLLAFILVVKPMGGFSGLSGAFALGFLMIPILARSTEGVLSLVPKEVREAGLALGLPRWRVILSLVLPTARAGLITGILLAFARAAGEAAPLLFTAFGSPLLELNPLKPMDTLPLRLFAFAISPYEDWHQKAWAAGLVLFGFITLTSLLARWASRRRF is encoded by the coding sequence ATGAGCCGGGAGAGGGACCTGGCCTTAAGGCGGCGCTACCGGGTGGAGCGTCTCATGCTGGCCCTCGTGGCCCTGGGCACCCTTCTCGCCTTTTTGGTCCTCTTCCTGGTCCTGGTCTACGCCCTCTTCCAGGGGCTAGGGGCCTTAAACCTGGACTTCTTCCTCAAGGACATGCGCCCCCCGGGGGAGGCGGGAGGGGGCCTCAGGCAGGCCATCGTGGGTACCCTCATCGTGGACGGCCTGGGCCTCCTCCTCGCCTTACCTTTTGGGCTTGCGGCGGGGATCCTCCTCGCCGAGTACCCCGACCACCCCCTGAACCCCTACCTGAGGCTCCTCTCGGACACCCTGAACGGGATGCCCGCCATCCTCTTTGGCCTTCTGGCCTTTATCCTCGTGGTGAAGCCCATGGGGGGCTTCTCCGGCCTCTCCGGGGCCTTCGCCCTGGGTTTCCTCATGATCCCCATCCTGGCCCGGAGCACCGAGGGGGTGCTCTCCTTGGTGCCCAAGGAGGTTCGGGAGGCCGGGCTCGCCCTGGGGCTTCCCCGCTGGCGGGTCATCCTCTCCCTGGTGCTGCCCACGGCCCGGGCCGGGCTCATCACCGGCATCCTCCTGGCCTTCGCCCGGGCGGCCGGGGAGGCCGCTCCCCTCCTCTTCACCGCCTTCGGCAGCCCCCTCCTGGAGCTCAACCCCCTGAAGCCCATGGACACCCTGCCCCTGAGGCTCTTCGCCTTCGCCATTAGCCCCTACGAGGACTGGCACCAGAAGGCTTGGGCCGCTGGCCTCGTGCTCTTCGGGTTCATCACCCTGACGAGCCTGCTCGCCCGCTGGGCCTCGAGGAGGAGGTTCTAG
- the pstC gene encoding phosphate ABC transporter permease subunit PstC, with the protein MKRLYTHFGDRVFALVLLLLALGVVALALLMAYELYRGGSLALGRFGLLGFALGKEWDPALEKTFGAWPYILGTLIVSLSALFLSFFPALAAAIFAAEYAPRWLAQILNFLLDLMAAVPSVVYGLWGIFVLAPWLRDKLQLPLYLWAAEHAPGLLPLLGVPTGYGLMTAVLILASMIVPYTAALARDAIALVPREHREAAYALGATRWEVMRLAILPLARGGILAGAFLALARAVGETMAVTMVIGNSHKLPYTLFGGAATMPSVIANEFTEAVEDLHLSALIGVGFLLFLVSMAVNFTAAYVLRRQERLVKGVL; encoded by the coding sequence ATGAAGCGGCTCTACACCCACTTCGGCGACCGGGTCTTCGCCCTGGTCCTCCTGCTTCTGGCCCTCGGGGTGGTGGCCCTGGCCCTCCTCATGGCCTACGAGCTCTACCGGGGGGGGAGCCTGGCCCTAGGCCGGTTCGGCCTCCTGGGCTTCGCCTTAGGGAAGGAGTGGGACCCGGCCCTGGAGAAGACCTTCGGGGCCTGGCCCTACATCCTGGGCACCCTGATCGTGAGCCTCTCCGCCCTTTTCCTTTCCTTCTTCCCCGCCCTGGCGGCGGCCATCTTCGCCGCGGAGTACGCCCCGAGGTGGCTCGCCCAGATCCTGAACTTCCTCCTGGACCTCATGGCCGCGGTGCCCAGCGTGGTCTACGGCCTTTGGGGCATCTTTGTCCTGGCCCCCTGGCTCAGGGACAAGCTCCAGCTTCCCCTTTACCTCTGGGCGGCGGAGCACGCCCCAGGCCTTCTCCCCCTCCTGGGCGTCCCCACGGGCTACGGCCTGATGACCGCCGTCCTGATCCTGGCCTCCATGATCGTTCCCTACACCGCCGCCCTGGCCCGGGACGCCATCGCCTTGGTGCCCAGGGAGCACCGGGAGGCCGCTTACGCCTTGGGGGCTACCCGCTGGGAGGTGATGCGCCTGGCCATCCTGCCCCTGGCCCGGGGCGGCATCCTCGCCGGGGCCTTCCTGGCCCTGGCCCGGGCCGTGGGGGAGACCATGGCGGTGACCATGGTGATCGGCAACTCCCACAAGCTCCCCTACACCCTCTTCGGCGGGGCGGCCACCATGCCTAGCGTCATTGCCAACGAGTTCACCGAGGCGGTGGAAGACCTGCACCTCTCCGCCCTGATCGGGGTGGGCTTCCTCCTCTTCCTGGTGTCCATGGCGGTCAACTTCACCGCCGCCTACGTGCTCCGGCGCCAGGAGCGCCTGGTGAAGGGGGTCCTATGA
- the pstS gene encoding phosphate ABC transporter substrate-binding protein PstS produces the protein MALAGLGLAQQTLTLVGAGATFPYPLMAKYADEYTRLTGGKVRVNYQSIGSGGGIRQFLEQTVHFGASDAPLDDGRLKEVRERFKTQALNLAYALGAVVPVYNLPGVKEPLRFTGPVLADIYLGKVKTWNDPALQELNPGVKLPPLPITVVHRSDGSGTSYVFTDYLAKVSREWAQKVGRGTSVEWPVGVGGKGNEGVAGVVRQTPGAIGYVELTYAKQNSLAYGAVRNKAGRFVLADLASMKAAANVPLPGDMRVSLTDTAAPDGYPIASFTYLLLYENLSVNKAVKSEAEARALVEFVRWILTEGQKYNEPLTYGALSPVAQQRALALLARVTYEGKPLGKEIVGR, from the coding sequence GTGGCCCTGGCGGGCCTAGGCTTGGCGCAGCAGACCCTCACCCTGGTGGGGGCGGGGGCCACCTTCCCCTACCCCCTGATGGCCAAGTACGCCGACGAGTACACGAGGCTCACCGGGGGCAAGGTGCGCGTCAACTACCAGTCCATCGGCTCCGGAGGCGGGATCCGCCAGTTCCTGGAGCAGACCGTCCACTTCGGCGCCTCCGATGCCCCCCTGGATGACGGGCGCCTCAAGGAGGTTCGGGAGCGGTTCAAGACCCAGGCCCTCAACCTCGCCTACGCCCTGGGGGCGGTGGTCCCCGTCTACAACCTGCCCGGGGTCAAGGAACCCCTGCGCTTCACCGGACCTGTCCTGGCCGACATCTACCTGGGCAAGGTCAAGACCTGGAACGACCCCGCCCTGCAAGAGCTGAACCCCGGCGTGAAGCTTCCCCCCCTCCCCATCACCGTGGTCCACCGCTCCGATGGCTCGGGCACGAGCTATGTCTTTACCGATTACCTGGCCAAGGTTTCCCGAGAGTGGGCCCAAAAGGTGGGCCGGGGCACCAGCGTGGAGTGGCCCGTGGGCGTGGGCGGCAAGGGCAACGAGGGCGTGGCCGGGGTGGTGCGGCAGACCCCGGGGGCCATCGGCTACGTGGAGCTCACCTACGCCAAGCAGAACAGCCTGGCCTACGGGGCGGTGCGGAACAAGGCGGGGCGCTTCGTTCTGGCCGACCTGGCCTCCATGAAGGCGGCGGCCAACGTGCCCCTTCCCGGGGACATGCGGGTCTCCCTCACCGATACCGCCGCTCCTGACGGCTACCCCATCGCCAGCTTCACCTACCTCCTCCTCTACGAGAACCTCTCCGTCAACAAGGCGGTGAAGTCCGAGGCCGAGGCCCGGGCCTTGGTGGAGTTCGTGAGGTGGATCCTCACCGAGGGGCAGAAGTACAACGAGCCCCTCACCTACGGGGCCCTTTCCCCGGTGGCCCAGCAGCGGGCCTTGGCCCTCCTCGCCCGTGTGACCTACGAGGGCAAGCCCCTGGGCAAGGAGATCGTGGGCCGGTAG
- a CDS encoding DUF1385 domain-containing protein, which yields MWLLFLAQKATLGGAAALEGVMMKAPWAWALAVRLPEGQIHVERHEEKALAERYPWARLPLLRGVVALWDALSVSYRALARSAELAGEELPKGALWGTVAVSLLLGLALFIVFPGFLSGLLVDPARHPVLYNLLAGLLKVGLLVGYLLFIGRLPEIQRFFMYHGAEHKAIHAYEKGLPLTVENVLAQPRFHPRCGTTFLAFVVGVSVLVYSLIPAPEVLWWRLLARVLFLPLVAALAFELLYFSARHENPLSRFLRELGFRFQALTVAEPTPEMVEVAIRSTEAALGERVAA from the coding sequence ATGTGGCTTCTCTTTCTCGCCCAGAAGGCCACCCTCGGGGGGGCGGCGGCCCTCGAGGGGGTGATGATGAAGGCCCCCTGGGCCTGGGCCTTGGCCGTGCGCCTGCCCGAGGGCCAGATCCACGTGGAGCGCCACGAGGAGAAGGCCCTGGCTGAGCGCTACCCCTGGGCGAGGCTCCCCCTCCTCCGGGGCGTGGTGGCCCTTTGGGACGCCCTTAGCGTGAGCTACCGGGCCCTGGCCCGGAGCGCCGAGCTTGCGGGGGAGGAGCTTCCCAAGGGGGCGCTTTGGGGGACGGTGGCGGTGAGCCTCCTCCTCGGCCTTGCCCTTTTCATCGTCTTCCCCGGCTTCCTTTCCGGGCTCCTCGTAGATCCCGCCCGGCACCCCGTGCTCTACAACCTCCTGGCCGGCCTCCTCAAGGTGGGGCTCCTCGTGGGCTACCTCCTTTTCATCGGCCGCCTGCCGGAGATCCAGCGCTTCTTCATGTACCATGGGGCGGAGCACAAGGCCATCCACGCCTACGAGAAGGGCCTCCCCCTCACCGTGGAGAACGTACTGGCCCAGCCCCGCTTCCACCCCCGGTGCGGCACCACCTTCCTCGCCTTCGTGGTGGGGGTCTCGGTCCTGGTCTACAGCCTGATCCCGGCCCCTGAGGTCCTCTGGTGGCGGCTTCTCGCGAGGGTCCTCTTCCTGCCCCTGGTGGCGGCCCTGGCCTTTGAGCTCCTCTACTTCTCCGCGCGGCACGAGAACCCCCTTTCCCGGTTCCTCAGGGAGCTCGGCTTCCGCTTCCAGGCCCTCACCGTGGCCGAGCCCACCCCGGAGATGGTGGAGGTGGCCATAAGGAGCACCGAGGCCGCTTTGGGCGAGCGGGTGGCGGCATGA
- a CDS encoding leucyl aminopeptidase: protein MITLKRATTGLADGQAPLKVAWVKEGALLPQGEALDARLGGLLRRALAGVGLKAGESLLLHTEEGAVLLFGLLEDARESGGKLAQALLRLAFPEALVEPLEEAYPLAEGLLLGAYRFDRHKTEKEAKALTLHLPGVPEELLARAGKVAEGVYFARDLVNEPPNLLTPEALAERALELRALGVEVEVLDEKAIKELGMGAFLAVAQGSENPPRFLKLRYAQEGARARLDLVGKGLTFDSGGYSLKPTEGMATMKGDMAGAAAVLGAFKAAALLGLPVELRGYIAACENLISGRAYRVGDVLKTLSGKTVEVMNTDAEGRLTLADALAYAQREGAERILELSTLTGAAVVALGEEVAALFATDGAWGETVREAAQRAGEKVWPMPLERAYREKLKSPVADLKNVGDRNGGAITAALFLSEFVKVPLVHLDIAGPAFAKKAHALGPEGGTGFGVRTLLEVAQAL, encoded by the coding sequence GTGATTACCCTGAAGCGCGCCACGACCGGCCTGGCCGACGGACAGGCCCCCCTCAAGGTAGCCTGGGTCAAGGAAGGTGCCCTCCTCCCCCAGGGCGAGGCCCTGGACGCCCGCCTCGGGGGGCTTTTGCGGCGGGCCCTGGCCGGGGTGGGGCTTAAGGCGGGGGAGAGCCTCCTCCTCCACACGGAGGAGGGCGCTGTCCTCCTCTTCGGCCTCCTGGAGGACGCCCGCGAAAGCGGGGGGAAGCTCGCCCAGGCCCTCCTCCGGCTCGCCTTCCCCGAGGCCCTGGTGGAGCCCCTGGAGGAGGCCTACCCCCTGGCCGAGGGGCTCCTCCTCGGGGCCTACCGCTTTGACCGGCACAAGACGGAGAAGGAGGCGAAGGCCCTCACCCTCCACCTCCCGGGCGTCCCCGAGGAGCTTCTTGCGCGGGCGGGGAAGGTGGCGGAAGGGGTCTATTTTGCCCGGGACCTGGTGAACGAGCCCCCAAACCTCCTCACCCCGGAGGCCCTGGCGGAGCGGGCCCTGGAGCTTCGCGCCTTGGGCGTGGAGGTGGAGGTGCTGGACGAGAAGGCCATCAAGGAGCTCGGCATGGGGGCCTTCCTCGCCGTGGCCCAGGGCTCGGAGAACCCGCCCCGCTTCCTCAAGCTCCGCTACGCCCAAGAAGGGGCGAGGGCCCGGCTGGACCTGGTGGGCAAGGGCCTCACCTTTGACTCCGGGGGCTACTCCTTGAAGCCCACGGAGGGCATGGCCACCATGAAGGGGGACATGGCGGGGGCGGCGGCCGTCCTGGGGGCCTTCAAGGCCGCGGCCCTCCTGGGCCTTCCCGTGGAGCTAAGGGGCTACATCGCCGCCTGTGAGAACCTGATCTCCGGGCGGGCCTACCGGGTGGGGGACGTGCTCAAGACCCTTTCCGGCAAGACCGTGGAGGTGATGAACACCGACGCCGAGGGGCGCCTCACCCTAGCGGACGCCCTGGCCTACGCTCAACGGGAGGGGGCCGAGCGCATCCTGGAGCTCTCCACCCTCACGGGAGCGGCCGTGGTGGCCCTGGGGGAGGAGGTGGCCGCCCTCTTCGCCACGGACGGGGCCTGGGGGGAGACGGTGCGGGAGGCGGCGCAGAGGGCGGGGGAGAAGGTCTGGCCCATGCCCCTGGAGAGGGCCTACCGGGAGAAGCTGAAAAGCCCCGTGGCCGACCTGAAGAACGTGGGGGACCGAAACGGCGGGGCCATCACCGCCGCCCTCTTCCTTTCGGAGTTCGTGAAGGTGCCCCTCGTCCACCTGGACATCGCCGGCCCCGCCTTCGCCAAGAAGGCCCACGCCCTGGGCCCGGAGGGGGGGACGGGCTTCGGCGTGCGCACCCTCCTCGAGGTGGCCCAGGCCCTCTGA
- a CDS encoding XdhC family protein, translating into MSPAEVQRLLQALSQAQGQAVLATLIRVRGSAYRREGAKMLVLPDATTVCSLSGGCLEPDVAQRALEVLRTGEPLRVAYDLEEDTVWGLGLGCGGSVEVYLEPLSDPLLKAFLEGLEEESPSLLATVLSGGKGRLLYREGRWEGRVEPEALEAQVRAHGEALLQAQTPRAWLLEVAGAEVFLDPHAPPLELVLFGGGHDAIPLAELARRYGLKVTVVDPRSAYVHEGNFPGCRLVLAHPEGLPEGLLGPRSYAVIMNHHLERDRKTLAYALRSQAPYIGVLGPRERFAKLKDALEAEGFRFGPEAMARIHNPVGLDLGAEGPEEVALSILGEVLAVSRGYEGGFLRARPGKVHK; encoded by the coding sequence ATGAGCCCAGCCGAGGTGCAACGCCTGCTCCAGGCCCTCTCCCAGGCCCAGGGCCAAGCCGTCCTGGCTACCCTCATCCGGGTCAGGGGCTCGGCCTACCGGCGGGAGGGGGCCAAGATGCTCGTCCTCCCCGACGCCACCACGGTCTGCAGCCTCTCCGGCGGCTGCCTCGAGCCCGACGTGGCCCAGCGGGCCCTGGAGGTCCTGAGGACGGGTGAACCCCTCCGGGTGGCCTACGACCTGGAGGAGGACACCGTCTGGGGGCTCGGCCTCGGGTGCGGGGGGAGCGTGGAGGTCTACCTGGAGCCCCTCTCCGACCCCCTCCTGAAGGCCTTCCTGGAGGGCCTAGAGGAGGAGTCCCCCAGCCTCCTGGCCACCGTCCTCTCCGGCGGGAAAGGGCGCCTCCTCTACCGCGAGGGGCGCTGGGAGGGGAGGGTGGAGCCGGAGGCGCTGGAGGCCCAGGTGAGGGCCCACGGGGAAGCCCTCCTTCAGGCCCAAACCCCCCGGGCCTGGCTCCTGGAGGTGGCAGGGGCCGAGGTCTTCCTGGACCCCCACGCCCCGCCCCTGGAGCTCGTCCTCTTCGGGGGCGGGCACGACGCCATCCCCCTAGCCGAGCTGGCCCGGCGCTATGGCCTCAAGGTCACCGTGGTGGACCCCCGGTCGGCTTACGTCCACGAGGGAAACTTCCCCGGTTGCCGCCTGGTCCTGGCCCACCCCGAGGGCCTTCCCGAGGGGCTTCTGGGCCCGAGGAGCTACGCCGTCATCATGAACCACCACCTGGAGCGGGACCGCAAGACCCTGGCCTACGCCCTGCGCTCCCAGGCCCCCTACATCGGCGTCCTGGGGCCGCGGGAGCGCTTCGCCAAGCTCAAAGACGCCCTGGAGGCCGAGGGCTTCCGCTTCGGGCCGGAGGCCATGGCCCGCATCCACAACCCCGTGGGCCTGGACCTGGGGGCCGAGGGGCCGGAGGAGGTGGCCCTTTCCATCCTGGGCGAGGTCCTGGCCGTTTCCCGCGGGTACGAGGGGGGCTTCCTGAGGGCCCGGCCGGGGAAGGTGCACAAGTAG
- a CDS encoding nucleotidyltransferase family protein has protein sequence MHGLLLAAGGASRMGAPKLLLPAPEGTLLLRLARLLRQNLPGEVAVVLGREALLHRRALSGLRGVRLVRARRWHLGLAESLKAGLKALPEGPVLVLPGDQAGVGAAELGALLEAFREPGVLSGLKGEALSPAILGTRARREALGLEGDRGAKGLLLALGARVVELGPGPWSLDVDTWADYRRLVEALGWSLPYPPLPPKGPPYPALLRRPPLFRLGPALLLYGRPGAYAGPLLAEREALRLLARGAATLLREGL, from the coding sequence GTGCACGGCCTCCTCCTCGCCGCCGGGGGGGCAAGCCGCATGGGGGCCCCCAAGCTCCTCCTCCCTGCCCCGGAGGGCACCCTCCTCCTGCGCCTGGCCCGCCTCCTGAGGCAGAACCTGCCCGGGGAGGTGGCGGTGGTCCTGGGGCGGGAGGCCCTCCTCCACCGCCGGGCCCTCTCGGGGCTCAGAGGGGTGCGCCTCGTCCGGGCCCGGCGGTGGCACCTTGGCCTGGCCGAAAGCCTTAAGGCCGGGCTCAAGGCCCTCCCCGAGGGACCGGTCCTCGTCCTCCCCGGGGACCAAGCGGGGGTGGGAGCGGCGGAGCTCGGGGCCCTCCTCGAGGCCTTCCGCGAGCCCGGGGTGCTTTCGGGGCTCAAGGGGGAGGCCCTAAGCCCCGCCATCCTGGGGACGAGGGCCCGGCGGGAGGCGCTCGGGCTCGAGGGGGACCGGGGGGCCAAGGGCCTCCTCCTGGCCCTGGGGGCCCGGGTGGTGGAGCTGGGGCCGGGCCCTTGGAGCCTGGACGTGGACACCTGGGCCGACTACCGGCGGCTCGTGGAGGCCCTGGGCTGGTCCCTCCCCTACCCTCCCCTTCCCCCCAAGGGCCCCCCCTACCCCGCCCTCCTCCGGCGGCCCCCCCTCTTTCGCCTGGGGCCCGCCCTCCTCCTCTACGGCCGCCCCGGGGCCTACGCCGGTCCCCTGCTGGCGGAGCGGGAGGCCCTCCGCCTCCTGGCCCGGGGAGCGGCCACCCTCCTCAGGGAAGGCCTCTGA
- a CDS encoding VWA domain-containing protein encodes MEEALLRGLLGFLEALRAEGVRPGQGQIQAWLQGLLLVPWEGEAFYLASRALLLGRKEDYPAFDRAFRRYFGLLRPKALPHQVAQGSLPVLGPGEAEGEGVLRGAYSPLERLLRRPLEALAPGEALLLSRFLLALAFPPPRRPVRRRRRGGAGERLSLPATLRRALRTGGEVLDPRFLKPRRQPYRYYVLLDVSGSMAPYARALFLLLQALKGRGFPLEAFAFGTRLTRISPLLPLPPGEALPGLGRLAEDFAGGTRLGESLRAFLEAEGRRLGRRSLLFVLSDGLDQGDPEEVARALRALRRRVRRIYWLNPLAGLPGYAPLARGMQAALPYLDALLPAGTGEELLAFLRRLRGLP; translated from the coding sequence ATGGAAGAGGCTCTCCTCCGGGGACTTCTCGGCTTCCTGGAGGCCCTGCGGGCCGAGGGGGTCCGGCCGGGCCAGGGCCAGATCCAGGCCTGGCTCCAGGGCCTCCTCCTCGTTCCCTGGGAAGGGGAGGCCTTCTACCTAGCCTCCCGGGCCTTGCTCCTGGGGCGCAAGGAGGACTACCCCGCCTTTGACCGGGCCTTCCGCCGCTACTTCGGCCTCCTTAGGCCCAAGGCCCTCCCCCACCAGGTGGCCCAGGGGAGCCTCCCCGTCCTGGGCCCGGGGGAGGCGGAGGGGGAAGGGGTCCTGAGGGGGGCCTACAGCCCTCTGGAGCGCCTCCTCAGGCGCCCCCTCGAGGCCCTCGCCCCGGGGGAGGCCCTCCTCCTCTCCCGCTTCCTCCTGGCCCTGGCCTTTCCCCCGCCCCGGCGGCCCGTGCGAAGGCGGCGCCGGGGCGGGGCGGGGGAAAGGCTCTCCCTCCCCGCTACCCTGCGCCGGGCCCTGAGGACGGGAGGGGAGGTCCTGGACCCCCGCTTCCTGAAGCCCCGGCGTCAGCCCTACCGCTACTACGTCCTCCTGGACGTCTCGGGCTCCATGGCCCCCTACGCCCGGGCCCTCTTCCTCCTCCTGCAGGCCCTGAAAGGCCGGGGCTTCCCCCTCGAGGCCTTCGCCTTCGGCACCCGCCTCACCCGCATCTCCCCCCTCCTTCCCCTCCCCCCGGGCGAGGCCCTGCCGGGGCTTGGCCGCCTGGCCGAGGACTTCGCCGGGGGGACGCGGCTTGGCGAGAGCCTCAGGGCCTTCCTCGAGGCCGAGGGCCGAAGGCTTGGCCGGCGGAGCCTCCTCTTTGTCCTGAGCGACGGCCTGGACCAAGGGGACCCCGAGGAGGTGGCCCGGGCCCTGAGGGCGTTGCGGCGGAGGGTGCGCCGGATCTACTGGCTCAACCCCCTGGCGGGCCTCCCCGGCTACGCCCCCCTGGCCCGGGGGATGCAGGCCGCCCTGCCCTACCTGGACGCCCTGCTCCCCGCGGGCACGGGGGAGGAGCTGTTGGCCTTCCTCCGCCGCCTCAGAGGCCTTCCCTGA
- a CDS encoding AAA family ATPase, with protein MDPKPAFSPESPAAVAALLERGRYIAEEGLSVALFLALRLGRPLLLEGEPGVGKTEVARVLAEGLGVPLVRLQCYEGLELEQALYEWDHARQLLEIRLLESIGEKDPARLRASVYREEFLLKRPVLEALELGEAVLLIDEVDRTDEAFEAFLLEVLSDFQVTVPELGTLKARARPFVLLTSNRTRELHDALRRRCVYYWIDYPSLEKELRIVRARLPELPEALARRVVALVQRVRGLGLLKPPGVAETLDLAAALLALGAEDLTPGVLEPALGALLKAREDVERVRGALAELLPLL; from the coding sequence ATGGACCCCAAGCCCGCCTTCTCCCCCGAAAGCCCGGCGGCGGTGGCCGCCCTCCTGGAGAGGGGGCGGTACATCGCCGAGGAGGGCCTGAGCGTCGCCCTCTTTCTGGCCCTCCGCCTGGGGCGTCCCCTCCTCCTCGAGGGGGAGCCCGGGGTGGGGAAGACGGAGGTGGCCCGGGTCCTGGCGGAGGGCCTGGGCGTGCCCCTGGTCCGCCTCCAGTGCTACGAGGGCCTGGAGCTGGAGCAGGCCCTCTACGAGTGGGACCACGCCCGGCAGCTTCTGGAGATCCGCCTCCTGGAGTCCATCGGGGAAAAGGACCCGGCCCGCCTCCGGGCCAGCGTCTACCGGGAGGAGTTCCTCCTGAAAAGGCCCGTGCTGGAGGCCCTGGAGCTCGGGGAGGCCGTCCTCCTCATTGACGAGGTGGACCGCACGGACGAGGCCTTTGAGGCCTTCCTCCTGGAGGTCCTCTCCGACTTTCAGGTCACGGTGCCCGAGCTCGGCACCCTAAAGGCCAGGGCCCGGCCCTTCGTCCTCCTCACCTCCAACCGCACCCGGGAGCTCCACGACGCCCTGAGGCGGCGGTGCGTCTACTACTGGATTGACTACCCCTCCCTGGAGAAGGAGCTCAGGATCGTGCGGGCCCGCCTCCCCGAGCTCCCCGAGGCCCTGGCCCGCAGGGTGGTGGCCCTGGTGCAGCGGGTGCGGGGCCTGGGCCTCCTCAAGCCCCCGGGGGTGGCGGAGACCCTGGACCTCGCCGCCGCCCTCCTCGCCCTGGGGGCGGAGGACCTGACGCCCGGGGTCCTGGAGCCCGCCCTCGGGGCTCTCCTCAAGGCCAGGGAGGACGTGGAGCGGGTGCGGGGGGCCCTGGCGGAGCTTCTCCCTCTCCTCTGA
- a CDS encoding FAD binding domain-containing protein — MYPASFRYARPRNLDEALRLLEENPEAKLLAGGHSLIPAMKLRLATPALLVDIGRLAELKGIREEGEVYFVGALTTHAEIARSSLPLLPLVARVIGDPMVRNLGTIGGSLAHADPAADYPAAILALEAELRARGPQGERRIPARDFFQGMFQTALGPTEILLGLEVPRLPGYRFAYEKFPHPASGYAVVGVAAAVLKEGEALKDVRLAATGAAYAPFRLEGVEAALRQGMGPKEATQGYTPPVPLAEDRFASAEYRLHLLRVLARRALERALGG, encoded by the coding sequence ATGTATCCCGCAAGCTTCCGCTACGCCCGTCCCCGGAACCTGGACGAGGCCCTCAGGCTTTTGGAGGAGAACCCCGAGGCCAAGCTCCTCGCGGGGGGGCACTCCCTCATCCCGGCCATGAAGCTCCGCCTCGCCACCCCCGCCCTCCTCGTGGACATCGGCCGCCTTGCCGAGCTCAAGGGGATCCGCGAGGAGGGGGAGGTCTACTTCGTGGGGGCCCTCACCACCCACGCCGAGATCGCCCGCTCCTCCCTTCCCCTCCTCCCCCTGGTGGCCCGGGTGATCGGCGACCCCATGGTGCGCAACCTGGGCACCATCGGGGGGAGCCTGGCCCATGCCGACCCCGCGGCAGACTACCCCGCCGCCATCCTGGCCCTGGAGGCCGAGCTCCGGGCCCGGGGGCCCCAGGGCGAGCGCCGGATCCCCGCCCGGGACTTCTTCCAGGGTATGTTCCAGACCGCCCTCGGCCCCACGGAGATCCTCCTCGGCCTCGAGGTGCCGAGGCTTCCCGGCTACCGCTTCGCCTACGAGAAGTTCCCCCACCCCGCCTCGGGCTACGCGGTGGTGGGGGTGGCGGCCGCGGTCCTCAAGGAGGGGGAGGCCCTCAAGGACGTGCGCCTTGCGGCCACCGGGGCCGCCTACGCCCCTTTCCGCCTCGAGGGAGTGGAGGCGGCCCTGAGGCAGGGGATGGGCCCCAAGGAGGCCACCCAGGGCTACACGCCCCCCGTCCCCTTGGCCGAGGACCGCTTCGCCAGCGCCGAGTACCGCCTCCACCTCCTCCGGGTCCTGGCCCGGCGGGCCCTGGAGCGCGCCTTAGGCGGGTGA